One stretch of Lysobacter sp. KIS68-7 DNA includes these proteins:
- a CDS encoding HAD family hydrolase, with the protein MALGDTWREGPAKQAIVAFVERTTTPGSPDFIAPADRIAVFDNDGTLWSEQPLYFQFLFALDRVRALAPQHPEWTHTEPFRFVLEGHPEKALAGGADSLLPIVEATHAGMTTEQFAQIVRDWMATARHPTKHRRYDSMVFAPMLALMQYLRANGYGTWIVSGGGQEFLRAWVEGIYGIPPQQVIGSYAGLKYAPGDTPTILKTSQPELVDDHAGKPVGIQRFLGRRPVMAFGNSDGDFEMLEWTTSGRGPRFAAILHHTDAEREFAYDKGAPAGALERALAEAPARKWVVIDMARDWGTVYPSH; encoded by the coding sequence ATGGCGCTGGGTGACACCTGGCGCGAGGGCCCGGCGAAACAGGCGATCGTGGCGTTCGTCGAACGCACCACGACGCCGGGTTCGCCGGACTTCATCGCGCCGGCGGACCGCATCGCCGTGTTCGACAACGACGGCACGCTTTGGTCCGAGCAGCCGTTGTATTTCCAGTTCCTGTTCGCGCTGGATCGCGTGCGCGCACTTGCGCCGCAGCATCCGGAGTGGACGCACACCGAGCCCTTCCGCTTCGTGCTCGAAGGACATCCGGAGAAGGCGCTCGCCGGTGGGGCGGATTCGCTGCTGCCGATCGTGGAGGCGACCCACGCCGGCATGACCACCGAACAGTTCGCGCAGATCGTGCGCGACTGGATGGCCACCGCGCGCCATCCGACCAAGCATCGCCGCTACGATTCGATGGTGTTCGCGCCGATGCTGGCGCTGATGCAGTACCTGCGCGCGAACGGTTACGGCACCTGGATCGTGTCGGGCGGCGGCCAGGAGTTCCTGCGTGCATGGGTGGAAGGCATCTACGGCATTCCGCCGCAGCAGGTGATCGGCAGCTACGCGGGACTCAAGTACGCGCCGGGCGATACGCCGACGATCCTGAAGACCTCGCAACCCGAGCTTGTCGACGACCACGCGGGCAAGCCCGTCGGTATCCAGAGGTTCCTCGGGCGGCGGCCGGTGATGGCCTTCGGCAACTCCGACGGCGATTTCGAGATGCTCGAGTGGACGACGTCGGGGCGGGGGCCGCGCTTCGCGGCCATCCTGCACCACACCGACGCCGAGCGTGAGTTCGCCTACGACAAGGGGGCGCCAGCGGGTGCACTGGAGCGCGCGCTCGCGGAAGCACCGGCACGCAAGTGGGTGGTGATCGACATGGCGCGCGATTGGGGGACGGTCTACCCGTCGCACTGA
- a CDS encoding response regulator has translation MTIRVFVLDDHVMVRTGICMLLGTQPELDVVGQAESGEDALPMLRRLRPDVLLCDVHLPGISGLEVTERVVRGGYGTRVIVVSAQQEGPMPRRAIEAGASAYVGKAHDATELLRAVRDAARGKRYLASGIAQQMALEGIAGNARSPFDALSPREMEVALLLIQGLRQEDIAKRLSLSAKTINTHKARLFEKLGVRDPIALARMASRYGVEDPAFAW, from the coding sequence ATGACGATCCGCGTGTTCGTTCTCGACGACCACGTGATGGTGCGCACCGGCATCTGCATGTTGCTCGGCACGCAACCGGAACTCGATGTCGTGGGGCAGGCCGAGAGCGGCGAGGACGCGTTGCCGATGTTGCGCCGGCTGCGTCCGGACGTGCTGCTGTGCGACGTGCACCTGCCGGGCATCAGCGGCCTGGAAGTCACCGAGCGCGTGGTGCGCGGCGGCTACGGCACGCGCGTGATCGTGGTGTCGGCGCAGCAGGAAGGGCCGATGCCCCGGCGCGCGATCGAAGCCGGCGCATCGGCCTACGTCGGCAAGGCCCACGATGCGACGGAGTTGCTCCGCGCCGTGCGGGATGCGGCGCGGGGCAAGCGTTACCTCGCCAGTGGCATCGCGCAGCAGATGGCGCTGGAAGGCATCGCCGGAAACGCGCGCTCGCCGTTCGATGCGCTTTCGCCGCGGGAAATGGAAGTCGCGTTGCTGCTGATCCAGGGCTTGCGCCAGGAGGACATCGCAAAACGCTTGAGCCTGAGCGCGAAGACGATCAACACGCACAAGGCGCGTTTGTTCGAGAAGCTCGGGGTACGCGATCCCATCGCGCTCGCGCGGATGGCGAGCCGTTACGGCGTGGAGGATCCGGCCTTCGCGTGGTGA